A genomic window from Candidatus Kouleothrix ribensis includes:
- a CDS encoding Gfo/Idh/MocA family oxidoreductase, with protein MAIAIIGTGWGARIQAPAFRSAGLNVVALAGSDQAKTARIAGELGIPFATGDWHAVLAHPDVTLVSIVTPPDLHCDMALAALAAGKHVLCEKPTALAAAQARTMLAAAQAHPHQLALIDHELRFLPALIRARQLIADGAIGPVRHALFQVIGSSRVDGRGWNWWSDAARGGGALGAYGSHQTDLLRYLLGAEVEAVAASLSTFIAERDGPDGPRAVTSDDYYSLRLRFAGATLATIECSAVARTNEPNSLTLYGAEGTLRWAGGALLHGGPDGTLRDISPAHTHPLPAGLRAGEFPHGTVYLAHALRAFLAGDAAALAPSATFADGLRTQLVLDAARASDRQGGGYQQV; from the coding sequence ATGGCCATCGCAATTATTGGAACGGGCTGGGGTGCGCGCATCCAGGCGCCGGCCTTTCGTAGCGCCGGGCTGAATGTTGTGGCGCTGGCCGGCAGCGACCAGGCCAAAACCGCGCGAATCGCGGGCGAGCTGGGCATCCCGTTCGCCACCGGCGACTGGCACGCGGTGCTGGCCCACCCCGATGTAACGCTCGTGAGCATTGTGACGCCGCCCGACCTGCACTGCGATATGGCGCTGGCGGCGCTGGCGGCCGGCAAGCACGTGCTATGCGAGAAACCGACCGCGCTCGCGGCGGCGCAGGCGCGCACCATGCTCGCGGCGGCGCAGGCACACCCACACCAGCTCGCGCTGATCGACCACGAGCTACGCTTCCTGCCGGCGCTCATACGCGCGCGCCAGCTGATCGCCGACGGCGCGATCGGCCCGGTGCGCCACGCCCTGTTTCAGGTGATTGGCAGCTCGCGCGTCGATGGCCGCGGCTGGAACTGGTGGAGCGATGCCGCCCGCGGCGGCGGCGCGCTAGGCGCCTATGGCTCGCACCAGACCGACCTGCTGCGCTACCTGCTGGGCGCCGAGGTCGAGGCGGTTGCGGCCAGCCTGAGCACGTTCATCGCCGAGCGCGATGGCCCCGATGGCCCGCGCGCAGTAACCAGCGACGACTACTACAGCCTGCGGTTGCGCTTTGCCGGCGCTACCCTGGCTACGATCGAGTGCAGCGCGGTGGCGCGCACGAACGAGCCGAATAGCCTGACGCTGTATGGTGCAGAGGGCACGCTGCGCTGGGCCGGCGGCGCGCTGCTGCACGGCGGGCCAGATGGCACCTTGCGCGATATCTCGCCAGCGCACACCCACCCGCTGCCGGCGGGGCTACGGGCCGGCGAGTTCCCGCATGGCACGGTGTACCTGGCCCATGCCCTGCGCGCCTTCCTCGCGGGCGACGCCGCCGCGCTCGCGCCAAGCGCGACATTTGCGGATGGCCTGCGTACACAGCTGGTGCTCGACGCCGCGCGTGCCTCGGATCGGCAGGGCGGTGGCTACCAGCAGGTTTGA
- a CDS encoding MoxR family ATPase: MNIATIDDLQQALAEHNYVADRSLATAIFLALKLQKPLLLEGEAGVGKTEVAKTLAAMLGRRLIRLQCYEGLDVSTTIYEWNYTRQMLQIRLLESIGAGDARQAMHEIFGPEFLIKRPLLQAIESTDELPPILLIDELDRADEEFEAFLLELLSDWQISIPELGTLRAAQPPTVILTSNRTREVHDALKRRCLFYWIDYPSLDKERQIVAAKVPGASERLSREVVAFVQELRKLDLYKLPGVAETLDWAEALVALDAQALSIGAVDDTLGAILKYQDDINQVRTGALTSLIEKATR; the protein is encoded by the coding sequence ATGAATATTGCAACGATCGATGATCTGCAGCAGGCGCTTGCCGAGCATAACTACGTGGCCGATCGATCGCTGGCCACCGCCATATTTCTCGCGCTCAAGCTCCAGAAGCCACTGCTGCTCGAGGGCGAGGCCGGCGTGGGCAAAACCGAGGTGGCCAAGACGCTGGCCGCAATGCTTGGCCGGCGCCTCATCCGGCTGCAGTGTTACGAGGGGCTCGATGTCAGCACGACGATCTACGAGTGGAACTATACCCGCCAGATGCTCCAGATCCGCCTGCTCGAAAGCATCGGCGCCGGCGATGCCCGCCAGGCGATGCACGAGATCTTCGGGCCTGAGTTCCTGATCAAGCGCCCACTGCTGCAGGCGATCGAGTCGACTGACGAATTGCCGCCCATCCTGCTGATCGACGAGCTCGACCGCGCCGATGAGGAGTTCGAGGCCTTTCTGCTCGAGCTGTTGTCCGACTGGCAGATCAGCATTCCTGAGCTTGGCACGCTGCGCGCGGCCCAACCGCCCACCGTCATCCTCACCAGCAACCGCACCCGCGAAGTTCACGATGCGCTGAAGCGCCGCTGCCTGTTCTACTGGATCGACTACCCCTCGCTCGATAAAGAGCGGCAGATCGTTGCGGCCAAGGTGCCCGGCGCCTCCGAGCGACTCTCGCGCGAGGTGGTGGCGTTTGTGCAAGAGCTGCGCAAGCTCGACCTGTACAAGCTGCCCGGCGTGGCCGAGACGCTCGATTGGGCCGAGGCGCTGGTGGCGCTCGATGCACAAGCGCTGTCGATCGGCGCGGTGGACGATACGCTCGGCGCGATCTTAAAGTATCAGGACGATATTAACCAGGTGCGCACCGGCGCGCTTACGTCGTTGATCGAGAAGGCCACCCGCTGA
- a CDS encoding fibronectin type III domain-containing protein: MRIVRLCCVLLLSILSIGLVAGAPRGAETADVTCPPAGCTVYAPVATYDQLPRLIFPGASEQINTLAPTLIWSPVALGSYQIQVSPDPAFTSVDDLIINSTKDMLKTLTVPVGTLVTSNLKANAIYYWRVGLQTSSGYVYATPVAFSTPQASAVTLPGDVTVTDPKNGSTFRRDSVLLKWKPVAGALLYRLRMTDSNGKTLNAGTAYIDGVETTFWVRGLLPGTYTWKIKAYNQFGWGSYTPDLTFTIQ, translated from the coding sequence ATGCGAATCGTGCGACTTTGCTGCGTCCTGCTGCTCAGCATCCTATCGATCGGGCTGGTCGCCGGGGCACCACGCGGTGCCGAAACAGCTGACGTTACATGCCCGCCGGCAGGTTGCACCGTCTATGCACCTGTGGCGACCTACGATCAGCTGCCGCGCCTGATCTTCCCCGGCGCCAGCGAGCAGATCAACACGCTCGCGCCCACCCTGATCTGGTCGCCGGTTGCGCTTGGCAGCTACCAGATTCAGGTTTCGCCCGACCCGGCCTTCACCTCGGTTGATGACCTGATCATCAATTCTACCAAAGACATGCTCAAAACCCTCACCGTGCCGGTTGGTACGCTGGTCACTTCGAATCTGAAAGCGAATGCGATCTACTACTGGCGTGTAGGCTTACAAACATCGAGTGGCTACGTATATGCCACACCGGTCGCGTTTAGCACCCCGCAGGCCAGCGCAGTGACGCTGCCCGGCGATGTGACGGTGACCGACCCCAAGAATGGCTCGACGTTCCGGCGCGACAGCGTGCTGTTGAAGTGGAAGCCGGTGGCGGGCGCGCTGCTCTACCGCCTGCGCATGACCGACAGCAACGGCAAAACGTTGAATGCCGGCACGGCCTATATCGATGGCGTCGAGACAACCTTCTGGGTGCGCGGCCTGCTGCCCGGCACATACACCTGGAAGATTAAGGCCTATAACCAGTTTGGCTGGGGCTCGTATACCCCTGATCTGACCTTCACCATTCAATAG
- the bcp gene encoding thioredoxin-dependent thiol peroxidase — MAAGTPAVGEIAPDFTATTDTGTTIRLSDMRGQRVILYFYPKDNTPGCTAQSCGFRDSYPQIVEKNAVVLGVSPDNAKSHQKFKTRFNLPFTLLVDTDHRIAEAYGVWGEKSFLGKRYLGITRSHFVIDEEGRIIDAQVKVGPGDSVARALGALG; from the coding sequence ATGGCCGCAGGTACACCTGCAGTTGGTGAGATCGCGCCCGATTTTACAGCCACCACCGATACCGGCACGACCATCAGGCTGTCCGACATGCGTGGCCAGCGCGTGATCTTATATTTCTACCCGAAGGACAACACGCCCGGCTGCACGGCGCAGTCGTGTGGCTTCCGCGATAGCTACCCGCAGATCGTGGAGAAAAACGCGGTGGTGCTGGGCGTCAGCCCCGACAATGCCAAGTCGCACCAGAAGTTCAAAACCAGGTTCAACCTGCCGTTTACCCTGCTGGTCGACACTGATCATCGCATCGCCGAGGCGTATGGCGTGTGGGGCGAGAAATCGTTTCTTGGCAAGCGGTATCTGGGCATCACCCGCAGCCACTTTGTGATCGACGAAGAAGGGCGCATCATCGATGCGCAGGTCAAAGTCGGCCCAGGCGACAGCGTTGCCCGCGCGCTGGGGGCGCTGGGGTAG
- a CDS encoding response regulator transcription factor codes for MHILIVDDDWMLVKLTAFLIEDAGYRVTKVFDGRSAMQAITHDMPDLILLDIRLPALSGFDLCREIRHVSNIPIIFVSASNELADRVKALEIGGDDYIVKPFEPAELLARIEAVLRRYDGFRQRMLTQLKCGNLMLDPVDQAVHIEGRRTVELTPIEFQILYVLMQNADRVVSDQTLMQAVWGTRSKGRNVLTVYIYRLRTKVTPEVNAPQQIVTLRGRGYMFISDVQKGSRTYTNAQAVGES; via the coding sequence GTGCATATTTTGATCGTCGACGACGATTGGATGCTTGTCAAACTCACCGCGTTCCTGATCGAAGACGCCGGCTACCGGGTTACCAAAGTATTCGATGGCCGTAGCGCTATGCAGGCGATCACACACGACATGCCCGACCTGATCCTGCTCGACATCAGGCTGCCCGCGCTCAGCGGGTTCGATTTGTGCCGCGAGATTCGGCATGTGTCGAATATTCCGATCATCTTTGTCTCGGCTTCGAACGAGCTGGCCGACCGAGTCAAGGCGCTCGAGATCGGCGGTGATGATTATATCGTCAAGCCGTTTGAGCCGGCCGAGCTGCTGGCGCGGATCGAAGCCGTGCTACGGCGCTACGACGGCTTCCGGCAGCGGATGCTCACGCAGCTCAAGTGCGGCAACCTGATGCTCGACCCGGTCGATCAGGCGGTGCATATCGAGGGCCGGCGCACCGTTGAACTCACGCCGATCGAGTTTCAGATCTTGTATGTGCTGATGCAAAACGCCGATCGCGTTGTGAGCGATCAAACGTTGATGCAGGCCGTCTGGGGTACACGCAGCAAGGGGCGGAATGTGCTGACGGTGTATATCTACCGGCTGCGCACGAAGGTGACACCAGAGGTCAATGCGCCGCAGCAGATCGTGACCTTGCGCGGCCGCGGGTATATGTTCATAAGCGATGTGCAGAAGGGCTCGCGAACGTATACCAATGCACAGGCAGTGGGCGAGAGTTAG
- a CDS encoding glycosyltransferase family 4 protein: MNIITIVVPWYGRDTAGGAETQARQLAGAIHALGVPVEVWASNGRDAFAPPVPFYPAGRDELDGVAIRRFPITPPQAEPYVPAAVARRGLQAMLPAFPNHELKQLASLASSEALLEAVATERAGRRFLFVLYAFPTSFWGALLAGEHAHLLPCLHDEPYARYGTTRRLFEHSRRVLANSPAERELALRLYQLPPERVVVAGEGIDLAAVGAGAAFRARRGLHGPLLMYAGRCGPSKNTPLLLSYLREYWARRGTPLRLIRSGRDPLELPPALRNLVIDLGDLSMQERHDAYAAADLFVQPSLHESFSIVLMEAWLQATPALVHAGCAVTRGFAEASGGGLWFADFAEFAAALDLLLADAELRAELGRRGRAFVLATCRWEDVARKTVQAINAA, translated from the coding sequence ATGAACATAATCACTATCGTCGTGCCCTGGTACGGCCGCGACACTGCCGGCGGGGCCGAGACGCAGGCGCGCCAGCTGGCCGGGGCCATCCACGCGCTGGGCGTGCCAGTAGAGGTGTGGGCCAGCAACGGCCGCGATGCGTTCGCACCGCCGGTGCCGTTTTACCCAGCCGGCCGCGACGAGCTCGATGGCGTGGCGATCCGTCGCTTCCCGATCACGCCGCCACAGGCCGAGCCATACGTGCCTGCGGCGGTAGCCCGGCGTGGATTGCAGGCTATGCTGCCGGCCTTCCCCAACCACGAGCTGAAACAGCTGGCCTCGCTGGCCTCGAGCGAGGCGCTGCTTGAGGCTGTGGCGACCGAGCGTGCCGGCCGGCGCTTCCTGTTCGTGCTGTATGCATTCCCCACCAGCTTCTGGGGCGCGCTGCTGGCCGGCGAGCACGCGCACCTGCTGCCATGCCTGCACGACGAACCATACGCGCGCTATGGCACAACACGCCGGCTGTTCGAGCATTCGCGCCGCGTGCTGGCCAACAGCCCGGCCGAGCGCGAGCTGGCCCTGCGGCTCTACCAGCTGCCGCCCGAGCGGGTGGTCGTCGCCGGCGAGGGTATCGATCTGGCTGCGGTAGGCGCCGGCGCGGCCTTTCGGGCACGCCGTGGCCTGCACGGCCCGCTGCTGATGTATGCGGGGCGCTGCGGCCCAAGCAAGAACACGCCACTGCTGCTAAGCTACCTGCGCGAATATTGGGCCAGGCGCGGCACGCCGCTGCGGCTCATCCGCAGCGGGCGCGACCCGCTCGAGCTGCCGCCAGCGCTGCGCAACCTGGTGATCGACCTGGGCGACCTGAGCATGCAAGAGCGCCACGACGCCTACGCCGCCGCCGATCTATTTGTGCAGCCCTCGCTCCACGAGAGCTTCTCGATCGTACTCATGGAGGCCTGGCTACAGGCCACGCCTGCGCTGGTACACGCCGGCTGCGCGGTGACGCGTGGCTTCGCCGAGGCCAGCGGCGGCGGGCTGTGGTTCGCCGACTTCGCCGAATTCGCGGCTGCGCTCGACCTGCTGCTGGCCGACGCCGAGCTGCGCGCCGAGCTGGGCCGGCGCGGGCGCGCCTTCGTGCTGGCAACCTGCCGCTGGGAAGACGTGGCGCGGAAGACGGTGCAGGCGATCAATGCCGCGTAG
- a CDS encoding tetratricopeptide repeat protein, with amino-acid sequence MADHIQTLEARVAQATAREDHVDALNALAREIRRTDVRRALSMAQQANTLACAPSHSYPRGQADSLLTLSTCNRLLGQNEQALAQALEALAVYQQLNDLTGQQATLSHLGALYCNLGEYPTALDFQLQFLSLAEQSGDLRNQSTAALQIGFTYSEMGRYAETFPYYDRGLTLCQACGDIQTEARILNSYCVDSTNIGEYSKALAHGRRSLQIFETIGDVYGQGVALGSIGEAQAAAGQYAEALESLLQALGVLRAAGNDLNSYEAICISYQIGLANLRRGDLDQALLHLQQTLASASAAQIKIVEYQCHERLAELFERRGDLRQALEHYRLFHAKREQVFNETSDQKLKNLEVLHRTQQAFAEAERQKQLREDDRHYFEQLAKLQREFFSTATHDLKNPLSGLSLGIDLLELHITPTDKDAFEILAGMRGGIERMIHLIADILDLAKLETGRALVIEPIMIAPLLRMLVQDHRLAADQKQLTLDLQVELGDLAIECDAAQLRRALDNLISNAIKYTPIGGRVTLIARYTPADMIIKVIDTGIGIPTHDLPHLFERFYRIHDADHLEIEGTGLGLAIVKAIVEQHGGQVWAESQLGAGSIFSLRMPLSRAHAR; translated from the coding sequence ATGGCGGATCACATCCAGACGCTTGAAGCGCGCGTTGCTCAGGCCACAGCCCGCGAAGACCATGTCGACGCCCTGAACGCGTTGGCAAGAGAGATCCGGCGAACTGATGTGCGCCGCGCTTTGAGCATGGCCCAGCAGGCCAATACGCTCGCCTGCGCGCCCAGCCATAGCTACCCTCGCGGCCAGGCCGATAGCCTGCTGACCCTCAGCACCTGCAACCGGCTGCTTGGCCAGAACGAGCAGGCCCTGGCTCAAGCACTCGAGGCGCTGGCAGTCTACCAGCAGCTCAACGATCTGACGGGCCAGCAGGCAACGCTGAGCCATCTCGGCGCGCTATACTGCAACCTGGGCGAGTATCCGACAGCGCTCGACTTTCAGCTACAGTTTCTGTCGCTGGCAGAGCAGAGCGGCGACCTGCGCAACCAGAGCACTGCAGCGCTACAAATCGGGTTCACCTACTCCGAGATGGGCCGCTACGCCGAGACATTCCCCTACTACGATCGCGGGCTCACACTCTGCCAGGCATGTGGCGACATCCAGACTGAGGCGCGCATTCTTAATAGCTACTGCGTCGACTCGACCAATATTGGCGAATATTCCAAAGCCTTGGCGCATGGGCGGCGCAGCCTGCAGATTTTCGAGACGATCGGCGATGTCTACGGCCAGGGTGTCGCGCTTGGCAGCATCGGCGAAGCCCAGGCCGCAGCCGGGCAGTATGCCGAGGCGCTCGAATCGCTGCTACAGGCGCTTGGGGTGCTCAGGGCAGCCGGCAACGATCTGAACTCCTACGAGGCGATCTGTATCAGCTATCAGATCGGCCTGGCCAACCTCAGGCGCGGCGATCTCGACCAGGCGCTGCTCCACCTGCAGCAGACGCTGGCGAGCGCGAGTGCCGCGCAGATCAAGATCGTGGAATACCAGTGCCACGAGCGGCTGGCCGAGCTGTTTGAACGACGCGGTGACCTACGCCAGGCGCTCGAGCACTATCGCCTGTTCCATGCCAAACGCGAACAGGTGTTTAACGAAACCAGCGACCAGAAGCTCAAAAATCTCGAGGTGCTCCACCGTACGCAGCAGGCGTTTGCCGAGGCCGAGCGGCAAAAACAGCTGCGCGAAGACGACCGGCACTACTTCGAGCAGCTCGCGAAGCTCCAGCGCGAGTTCTTCAGCACGGCCACTCACGATCTCAAGAACCCGCTCAGCGGCCTGAGCCTGGGCATCGACCTGCTGGAACTCCATATCACGCCCACCGACAAAGACGCATTCGAGATCCTCGCCGGCATGCGCGGCGGAATCGAGCGCATGATTCATCTGATCGCCGATATCCTCGATCTGGCCAAGCTGGAAACTGGCCGTGCCCTTGTGATCGAACCGATCATGATAGCGCCGCTGCTGCGCATGCTCGTGCAAGATCACCGGCTCGCCGCCGATCAGAAACAGCTGACCCTGGATTTACAGGTGGAGCTAGGCGACCTGGCGATCGAGTGCGATGCGGCCCAGCTGCGCCGCGCGCTCGATAACCTGATCAGCAATGCGATCAAGTACACGCCGATCGGCGGTCGGGTGACGCTCATCGCCAGGTACACGCCGGCCGATATGATCATCAAGGTGATCGATACCGGGATCGGCATCCCTACACACGACCTACCGCATCTCTTCGAGCGTTTCTATCGCATTCACGATGCCGATCACCTGGAGATCGAGGGCACCGGGCTGGGGTTAGCGATCGTCAAGGCGATCGTCGAGCAGCACGGCGGCCAGGTGTGGGCCGAGAGCCAGCTGGGGGCGGGCAGCATATTCAGCCTGCGCATGCCCCTGAGCCGGGCACATGCCCGTTGA
- a CDS encoding sugar phosphate isomerase/epimerase codes for MATLPIAAQLYTVRDLMASDVAGTLRAVAALGYDGVEFAGLYDTPAAQLRTLLDQLQLRVCSSHVGLNELEHNLDEVIATYALLGCPILVVPWVEAGRRDYHALTYTLAPIAERVRAAGMRLAYHNHDFELTAQGGSSGLELLSTSAGPAPLMFELDCGWVHKAGQAPLALIERLAGRLPLLHIKDVDAQGGWIEVGSGTVGYGPIVAAAPRAGVEWLIVELDVCPRPPLESLRLSLEWLRAYSNSAA; via the coding sequence ATGGCAACGCTTCCTATCGCCGCGCAGCTCTACACCGTGCGCGATCTCATGGCCAGCGATGTTGCCGGCACGCTGCGCGCGGTGGCCGCGCTCGGCTACGATGGTGTCGAGTTCGCCGGGCTGTACGATACGCCAGCGGCCCAGCTGCGCACACTGCTCGACCAGCTGCAGCTACGCGTATGCAGCAGCCATGTCGGGCTGAACGAGCTTGAGCATAACCTCGACGAGGTGATCGCAACCTACGCGCTGCTCGGCTGCCCGATCCTGGTGGTGCCGTGGGTCGAGGCTGGCCGGCGCGACTACCACGCGCTGACCTATACGCTCGCGCCGATCGCCGAGCGTGTGCGCGCTGCCGGTATGCGCCTGGCCTACCATAACCACGATTTCGAGCTAACCGCGCAGGGCGGCAGCAGCGGCCTTGAGCTACTGAGCACCAGCGCTGGCCCGGCGCCGCTCATGTTCGAGCTCGACTGCGGCTGGGTTCACAAGGCCGGCCAGGCACCGCTGGCGCTGATCGAGCGCCTGGCCGGGCGCCTGCCGCTGCTGCACATCAAGGATGTCGACGCGCAGGGTGGCTGGATCGAGGTTGGCAGCGGCACCGTCGGCTATGGCCCGATCGTCGCCGCCGCACCCCGCGCCGGTGTTGAGTGGCTGATTGTCGAGCTGGATGTGTGCCCACGCCCACCGCTCGAGAGCTTGCGGCTCAGCCTGGAGTGGCTGCGCGCGTATAGCAATAGCGCGGCGTAG
- a CDS encoding VWA domain-containing protein, translating into MSATPEPNPSGHLLEHVLAFTYLLREMGVGVSPGEALELVRALAYVPIVSRDDFRAAARCTLIRRHEDLPLFDAAFAFFWRTRSSDPLMMALPVMKLPAKPLRLPRRPRGDDASGAGEPPEPEEQIEIMLSYSAGEALRSKDFGTFSWEEVQACKALLSTLEWRIEQRTTRRKRAQPRGHQIDMRRVLRQNLRYGGEPIELAWRAPRRHQRPLVVLCDISGSMDRYSRILLQFVYTISNGLHDVEAFVFGTRLTRITRLLRARDIDDAVGMVSKQVVDWSGGTRIGETLKDFNYHWGRRVLGRGPVVLLISDGWDRGDPQLLSHEIARLQRSCHRLIWLNPLLGSRDYQPLTQGMQAALPFVDDFLPVHNLLSLEQLGERLSAVGDRRPERRQRPLRAE; encoded by the coding sequence ATGAGCGCCACACCCGAACCGAACCCATCCGGCCACCTGCTCGAGCATGTGCTGGCCTTCACCTACCTGCTGCGCGAGATGGGCGTTGGCGTAAGCCCCGGCGAGGCGCTCGAGCTGGTGCGCGCGCTGGCGTATGTGCCGATCGTCAGCCGCGACGACTTCCGTGCCGCCGCACGCTGCACACTCATCCGCCGGCACGAAGATCTGCCGCTGTTCGATGCGGCGTTCGCGTTCTTCTGGCGCACCCGATCATCCGATCCGCTGATGATGGCGCTGCCGGTGATGAAGCTGCCGGCCAAGCCGCTGCGCCTGCCGCGCCGGCCGCGCGGCGATGATGCCTCGGGCGCGGGCGAACCACCCGAGCCGGAAGAGCAGATCGAGATCATGCTCTCGTATAGCGCCGGCGAGGCGCTGCGCAGCAAGGATTTCGGCACGTTCAGCTGGGAAGAAGTGCAGGCATGTAAGGCGCTGTTGAGTACGCTCGAGTGGCGGATCGAGCAGCGCACGACCCGCCGCAAGCGCGCGCAGCCGCGCGGCCACCAGATCGACATGCGCCGCGTGCTACGCCAGAACCTGCGCTATGGCGGCGAGCCGATCGAGCTGGCCTGGCGCGCGCCGCGTAGGCACCAGCGCCCGCTGGTGGTGCTTTGCGACATCAGCGGCTCGATGGATCGCTACAGCCGCATCCTGCTACAGTTTGTCTATACGATCTCGAATGGCCTGCACGATGTCGAGGCCTTCGTGTTCGGCACGCGGCTCACCCGCATTACCCGGCTGCTGCGCGCGCGCGATATCGACGACGCCGTGGGCATGGTCAGCAAGCAGGTGGTCGACTGGTCGGGCGGCACGCGGATCGGCGAGACGCTGAAAGATTTCAATTACCATTGGGGCCGGCGTGTGCTCGGGCGCGGGCCGGTGGTGCTGCTGATCAGCGATGGCTGGGATCGCGGCGATCCGCAGCTGCTCAGCCACGAGATCGCGCGGCTGCAGCGTTCGTGCCACCGGCTGATCTGGCTCAACCCGCTGCTCGGTAGCCGCGACTACCAGCCGCTGACGCAGGGCATGCAGGCCGCGCTACCGTTCGTCGATGATTTCTTGCCAGTGCATAACCTGCTCAGCCTCGAGCAGCTTGGCGAGCGGCTCTCGGCTGTCGGCGATCGGCGCCCCGAGCGGCGCCAGCGCCCGCTGCGCGCCGAGTAG
- a CDS encoding polyhydroxyalkanoate synthesis regulator DNA-binding domain-containing protein: MQTIKKYANRKLYHTNRKQYITLEGIAALIQAGEPVQVLDNETSEDITALILTQVVLQARNTGDRLPTQVLTGLIRAGGDTIAGVRRSIWSTLGGASMIDLEIKSRLDRLHADGAISAAELARLEHLLLHDQDAETALPTQHDISRLHAQIDALSSAVEHLLAERTTASD, from the coding sequence ATGCAGACGATAAAAAAATACGCCAACCGCAAGCTCTACCACACCAACCGCAAGCAGTACATTACGCTCGAAGGTATTGCGGCGCTGATCCAGGCTGGCGAGCCGGTACAGGTGCTCGATAACGAAACCAGTGAAGATATCACCGCCCTGATCCTGACGCAGGTGGTGCTACAGGCGCGCAATACTGGTGATCGGCTGCCGACCCAGGTGCTCACCGGGCTGATCCGCGCCGGCGGCGATACGATCGCCGGGGTGCGCCGCTCGATCTGGAGTACGCTGGGCGGCGCGAGTATGATCGATCTTGAGATTAAGAGCCGCCTGGATCGCCTGCACGCCGATGGCGCGATCAGTGCGGCCGAGCTGGCCCGGCTCGAGCACCTGCTGCTACACGATCAAGACGCCGAAACCGCCCTCCCTACGCAGCACGATATCTCGCGGCTGCACGCCCAGATCGACGCACTCTCATCCGCCGTCGAGCACCTGCTCGCCGAGCGCACCACAGCGAGCGATTAG